The Methanococcoides methylutens MM1 genome has a window encoding:
- a CDS encoding peptidylprolyl isomerase, with the protein MAIEKGDVIKLSYTGKFDEEQIFDTTNEELAKENEIYNPRGMYGGDVVIVGAGHTIAGLDEDIAGKEVGFTGTVIIPPEKGFGAHDPKLVENVSITKFTDQKAYPGMNIEIDNKRGTVTKVIGRRVRVDFNHPLAGKEVTYDYTIEEKLEDVAEQVKGLLALYTGIPDLEVEVNDKKVAITVPAMLSFNQRWLMAKGRVASELVEYVGLEEVSYVEKYPLPTPEPAAEEEAEEVTESEE; encoded by the coding sequence GTGGCAATAGAAAAAGGCGATGTTATTAAACTATCATACACCGGAAAGTTCGATGAAGAACAGATCTTCGATACAACCAATGAAGAGCTTGCAAAGGAGAACGAGATCTACAACCCACGCGGCATGTACGGCGGCGACGTAGTTATCGTTGGTGCAGGACACACCATTGCAGGTCTTGACGAAGATATTGCAGGCAAAGAGGTCGGATTCACAGGTACAGTTATAATTCCACCAGAAAAAGGCTTTGGCGCACACGACCCAAAACTTGTTGAGAACGTTTCCATTACAAAGTTCACAGACCAGAAAGCTTACCCTGGAATGAACATCGAGATCGACAACAAGAGAGGAACTGTCACGAAGGTCATCGGCCGCAGAGTACGTGTTGATTTCAACCACCCACTCGCAGGAAAGGAAGTTACCTACGACTACACAATCGAAGAGAAGCTCGAGGACGTCGCTGAACAGGTAAAGGGTCTTCTTGCACTCTACACCGGAATCCCTGACCTTGAAGTAGAGGTCAACGACAAAAAGGTAGCCATAACCGTACCTGCAATGCTTTCATTCAACCAGCGCTGGCTCATGGCAAAGGGAAGGGTCGCAAGCGAACTTGTAGAATACGTAGGTCTTGAAGAAGTAAGCTACGTTGAGAAATACCCGCTTCCAACCCCTGAACCTGCTGCAGAGGAAGAAGCTGAAGAAGTTACAGAAAGTGAAGAGTAA
- a CDS encoding cell wall metabolism sensor histidine kinase WalK: MNEEQDVSMGICGKVDLESVLKQSLEEIKNSAETKALLESIINRSPAVIFFWSAEDGRPVEFVTENVERFGYNKDDFVSGTLLYHNILHPDDRENVRNAISTSVAEGKEQFNCEYRLLTESEDVRWVYESTLIERNTDQSVSHFYGIIFDITHRKLAEKEIADNERDISVLYSAVTLASESLDIDDLLSEILMEIGDLLDIEAGGVYIIDHDKREANLRAHIGPEEELTSSISYSKEEDMFKNVADLPKHAIISEEVVRKGSRFVTRNNLTFYLYSHDKVVGFVLLLTSDKDSLNEKNIKVLEHVGKHIGIAIENAQLFEKTQGDYEDLRSVDKMKNEFFANLSHELKTPMISIKGFSELLGEGKFGTLTTEQKRANDAVVRNAEKLRSLIDSLLYMSMEKEGKYKYNFTTVSVRRFIGNSIEVARAHAGANNIVFKEDIPENIPNICGDEERLSTALNNIIDNAVKFMSEGEVTVSVQDEPDQIHIRVKDNGIGIPKDEVDKVFDSFYQVDGSLTRIHGGTGLGLHVSKRIIDVHNGNIWLKSLEGFGTTVHITLPK; encoded by the coding sequence ATGAATGAAGAACAAGATGTGTCTATGGGTATTTGTGGAAAGGTCGACCTGGAGTCGGTCCTGAAACAATCACTTGAAGAAATAAAAAACTCAGCCGAGACCAAGGCTCTGCTGGAATCTATCATTAACAGAAGCCCTGCAGTGATCTTCTTCTGGTCTGCAGAAGATGGTCGTCCCGTAGAGTTTGTCACAGAGAATGTTGAAAGGTTCGGATACAATAAAGATGATTTTGTATCTGGTACTTTGCTTTATCACAATATTCTGCATCCGGATGACAGGGAAAATGTCCGGAATGCCATCAGCACTTCGGTTGCTGAAGGAAAAGAGCAATTCAACTGTGAATACCGGCTTCTGACAGAGTCTGAGGATGTCAGGTGGGTTTATGAGAGCACGCTTATAGAGCGGAACACTGACCAAAGCGTAAGTCATTTTTATGGAATTATTTTTGATATAACACATCGCAAGCTTGCTGAAAAGGAGATTGCGGATAATGAACGTGATATTTCTGTACTGTATTCAGCGGTAACTCTGGCATCAGAGTCGCTGGATATAGATGACCTGCTATCGGAGATCCTGATGGAGATCGGTGATCTTCTGGACATCGAGGCAGGCGGCGTATATATTATTGATCACGATAAAAGGGAGGCAAATCTCAGGGCGCATATAGGGCCTGAGGAGGAGTTGACATCCAGTATCTCTTACTCTAAGGAAGAGGATATGTTCAAGAATGTTGCAGACCTCCCGAAGCATGCTATTATCTCCGAAGAGGTAGTCCGGAAAGGTTCACGCTTTGTAACGAGGAACAACCTTACATTCTATCTGTATTCTCACGATAAAGTGGTTGGTTTTGTTCTCCTGCTGACCTCGGATAAGGATTCGCTCAATGAGAAGAACATAAAGGTCCTTGAGCATGTTGGCAAACACATTGGTATTGCCATTGAGAATGCCCAGCTGTTCGAGAAGACACAAGGTGATTATGAAGATCTGCGCTCTGTCGATAAGATGAAGAACGAGTTCTTTGCAAACCTAAGCCACGAACTGAAGACGCCTATGATATCTATCAAAGGTTTCAGTGAGCTTCTGGGTGAAGGAAAGTTCGGTACATTGACAACTGAACAGAAAAGAGCTAATGATGCTGTCGTAAGGAATGCTGAAAAGCTCAGGAGCCTTATCGATTCCTTGCTTTACATGAGCATGGAAAAAGAAGGCAAATACAAATATAACTTCACCACAGTTTCAGTCAGGAGATTCATAGGCAATTCCATAGAGGTTGCACGCGCTCATGCAGGTGCGAACAACATTGTCTTCAAAGAAGATATCCCTGAGAACATTCCGAACATATGTGGTGATGAGGAGCGCCTGTCAACTGCTTTGAACAATATTATTGATAATGCGGTCAAGTTCATGTCCGAAGGTGAGGTCACTGTTTCCGTTCAGGATGAACCGGATCAGATCCATATCCGTGTGAAGGATAATGGTATTGGTATTCCCAAAGATGAAGTTGATAAGGTCTTTGACAGTTTTTACCAGGTGGATGGCTCTCTCACAAGGATTCATGGTGGGACCGGTCTGGGTCTGCATGTGTCAAAGCGGATTATTGATGTCCACAACGGTAATATCTGGCTGAAGAGTCTGGAAGGGTTTGGTACCACTGTGCATATTACATTACCAAAGTGA
- a CDS encoding homocysteine biosynthesis protein, protein MVKKTIHEINGKIRDGSVNVVTAEEMVDIVGELGAEGAAKEVDVVTTGTFGAMCSSGVWLNFGHSEPPIRISKMWLNDVEAYSGVAAVDAYIGATQQSQSKGMDYGGAHVIEDLVRGNSIDIHGISPGTDCYPRKVIDTTINIYDLNQAIMLNPRNSYQKYNAATNSTNHTLHTYMGALLPHNGNVTYSGAGVLSPMHNDPNYETIGTGTRIFLGGTQGYVVGEGTQHSPAAGFGTLMLKGDLKEMSPEYIRAATFKGYGSSLYVGMGIPIPVLNEDIAKATAVTDDDIVTNVLDYGIPSRDRPVLRTVTYGELRSGSIDINGKEVPTSPMSSFKKSREIANELKQWIRNGEFFVSMPVERLPRDTACNAMKQTNANPHVMDIMSSDVTTIREDAGFHDAAKVIMEKQFNHLPVVDSGNHLVGIVTAWDISKAVAKDEHNLVKDIMTRKVVTANPDEAVDVSAFKLDSNNVSALPVIDSNRHVVGIVTSDDISKLLARRH, encoded by the coding sequence ATGGTCAAAAAAACAATTCATGAGATCAATGGTAAGATACGTGATGGCAGTGTTAATGTTGTAACTGCCGAAGAAATGGTCGATATTGTTGGCGAATTGGGGGCAGAGGGTGCCGCTAAGGAAGTGGATGTTGTAACTACAGGTACCTTCGGTGCCATGTGCTCATCAGGCGTATGGCTGAATTTTGGTCACTCAGAACCTCCTATCAGGATAAGCAAAATGTGGCTCAATGACGTGGAAGCGTATTCCGGTGTTGCTGCCGTGGATGCCTACATAGGTGCGACCCAGCAATCCCAGTCAAAGGGCATGGACTATGGTGGTGCTCATGTAATAGAGGACCTTGTCCGTGGAAATTCCATTGATATACACGGAATTTCTCCCGGAACTGACTGCTATCCCAGGAAGGTCATTGATACGACCATCAACATATATGACCTGAACCAGGCGATCATGCTCAATCCTCGTAACTCGTACCAGAAGTATAATGCTGCGACCAACAGCACAAACCACACTCTGCACACTTATATGGGCGCTCTGCTGCCCCATAATGGAAATGTAACTTACTCCGGCGCCGGTGTCCTTTCGCCGATGCACAATGATCCAAACTATGAGACCATCGGTACAGGCACACGTATCTTCCTTGGAGGGACTCAGGGTTATGTCGTAGGAGAAGGTACTCAGCACTCACCTGCAGCAGGCTTTGGTACTCTGATGCTAAAGGGTGATCTCAAGGAGATGAGTCCTGAATACATCCGTGCTGCAACTTTCAAAGGTTATGGCTCATCACTCTATGTTGGAATGGGCATTCCTATCCCTGTCCTCAATGAGGATATTGCAAAAGCTACTGCTGTAACAGATGATGATATTGTTACAAATGTCCTAGACTACGGTATCCCGAGCAGGGATCGACCGGTGCTAAGGACAGTAACATATGGTGAACTTCGTTCAGGTTCCATAGATATCAATGGTAAAGAGGTTCCTACCTCCCCGATGTCAAGTTTCAAGAAGTCCCGTGAGATAGCCAATGAACTAAAGCAATGGATCCGCAACGGTGAGTTCTTTGTAAGCATGCCTGTGGAGCGCCTTCCCCGGGATACCGCCTGCAATGCAATGAAACAGACCAATGCCAATCCGCATGTAATGGATATCATGTCCTCTGATGTGACAACGATCCGTGAGGATGCAGGTTTCCATGATGCTGCCAAGGTAATTATGGAAAAACAGTTCAACCACCTGCCTGTGGTGGATAGTGGTAATCATCTTGTTGGTATTGTAACTGCATGGGATATCTCAAAGGCAGTTGCAAAGGATGAACATAATCTTGTTAAGGACATAATGACGCGGAAGGTTGTTACTGCGAACCCGGATGAGGCCGTGGACGTTTCAGCTTTCAAGCTGGATAGCAATAATGTCTCTGCACTTCCGGTTATCGATTCAAACAGGCATGTGGTGGGTATAGTCACAAGTGATGATATCAGCAAACTGCTTGCAAGGAGGCACTAA
- a CDS encoding 4Fe-4S binding protein: MMIKINIAANIVTKPILAESILETGALLNISQAHFDPTRGEVVAEITSDQFRKIKDSLVSKGAEVLVLDTPISRDEEECVECGACISVCPVKVFSFADDWGLEVDSDKCIQCGTCIKMCPHNALTLGH, from the coding sequence ATGATGATAAAGATAAACATAGCTGCGAATATCGTTACAAAGCCCATACTTGCAGAATCAATTCTGGAGACCGGGGCACTGCTGAACATTTCCCAGGCTCATTTTGACCCCACCCGTGGTGAGGTCGTGGCCGAGATAACTTCCGACCAGTTCCGGAAGATAAAGGACTCTCTTGTTAGCAAGGGCGCTGAGGTGCTGGTGCTTGACACTCCGATCAGCAGGGATGAGGAAGAATGTGTGGAATGCGGTGCTTGTATCTCTGTGTGCCCTGTAAAGGTATTCTCGTTCGCAGATGACTGGGGTCTTGAGGTAGATTCCGACAAGTGTATCCAGTGTGGTACCTGCATTAAGATGTGCCCGCATAACGCTTTGACACTCGGTCACTAA
- a CDS encoding UPF0280 family protein, whose translation MKEHFQLKETIVTIVGDEFSHIKAAKDAIALHRAKLESYILRDPYFKITLEPHKCSDDAPEVVKRLVRAGNAMGIGPMSAVAGTISSLAVEAMVEAGASYAIVDNGGDIAIVNDREVIIGIYAGNSPITDIGLVIEPSSRIRGICTSSGTVGPSISFGMADAAVIFSDDVSLADSAATALSNATDIGRGAVEKAFDIVKDVPGIDGALLVQGEYMGMWGDVPKISRADVRYECITKG comes from the coding sequence ATGAAAGAACATTTCCAGCTTAAGGAGACCATTGTCACCATAGTAGGTGATGAGTTTTCTCATATTAAGGCAGCAAAGGATGCTATTGCTCTTCACAGGGCAAAACTGGAGAGTTACATCCTTCGTGATCCTTACTTTAAGATTACACTGGAGCCTCACAAATGCAGTGATGATGCACCTGAGGTCGTCAAAAGGCTTGTAAGGGCAGGTAATGCCATGGGTATTGGTCCCATGAGCGCGGTTGCAGGCACGATATCGTCACTTGCCGTAGAGGCCATGGTCGAGGCAGGTGCTTCTTATGCTATTGTTGATAATGGCGGGGATATTGCCATTGTCAATGATCGTGAGGTAATCATTGGTATCTATGCAGGAAATTCTCCCATAACGGATATCGGACTTGTTATCGAACCTTCCTCCAGGATCCGTGGTATCTGCACTTCCTCGGGTACTGTGGGACCTTCCATAAGTTTTGGTATGGCGGATGCTGCTGTGATATTCTCAGATGACGTTTCCCTGGCAGACTCTGCAGCCACTGCCCTTTCGAATGCTACGGATATTGGCAGGGGTGCTGTGGAGAAGGCTTTTGATATTGTGAAGGATGTTCCGGGAATTGACGGTGCTCTTCTGGTACAGGGCGAGTATATGGGAATGTGGGGCGATGTGCCAAAAATAAGCCGGGCCGATGTACGTTATGAGTGTATAACAAAAGGATGA
- a CDS encoding AIM24 family protein, producing the protein MGRYSIEEFIDQTGQRDLGEGLFELERDRMLELNLNGRVWTKRGSMIAYLGDVKFTREGVLEHGVGKMLKKAVTGEGVSLTKAEGRGKVYLADEGKKISILKLDNDSIFVNGNDLLAFEDGINWDIKIMKKVTGMLAGGLFNVKLEGSGMVAITTHYDPLTLQVTKDRPVFTDPNATVAWSGNLKPDLKTDVSLKTFVGRSSGESVQMAFKGEGFVVIQPYEELPFQTAPPA; encoded by the coding sequence ATGGGAAGATATTCAATAGAAGAATTTATCGATCAGACTGGCCAGAGAGACCTCGGAGAAGGATTGTTCGAACTTGAAAGGGACAGGATGCTTGAGCTCAATCTCAATGGCAGGGTCTGGACAAAACGTGGTTCAATGATCGCATACCTTGGCGATGTAAAGTTCACAAGGGAAGGGGTTCTCGAACACGGTGTTGGGAAAATGCTGAAAAAAGCAGTCACCGGAGAGGGTGTCAGCCTTACCAAAGCAGAAGGAAGGGGAAAAGTATACCTTGCTGACGAAGGTAAGAAGATCTCTATCCTCAAACTGGACAATGATTCCATCTTTGTCAACGGCAATGACCTGCTTGCATTTGAAGACGGGATAAACTGGGACATCAAGATAATGAAGAAGGTCACCGGAATGCTTGCCGGAGGACTTTTCAACGTCAAGCTTGAGGGAAGCGGAATGGTTGCTATCACTACACACTATGACCCACTTACACTCCAGGTGACAAAGGACAGACCGGTCTTTACCGACCCGAACGCAACGGTCGCATGGTCAGGAAACCTGAAGCCGGACCTTAAGACAGACGTCTCCCTGAAGACATTTGTCGGACGCTCAAGTGGAGAAAGTGTACAGATGGCCTTCAAGGGAGAAGGATTTGTCGTGATACAGCCATACGAGGAATTACCATTCCAGACTGCACCTCCAGCCTGA
- the ftsZ gene encoding cell division protein FtsZ: MQSIVQEALKHSEKEREYRQSVSADDQFEGFGMPRITIVGCGGAGNNTINRLYNIGIEGAETIAINTDKQHLDHIRADKKILVGKTLTRGLGAGGYPEVGAKAAELARGTLEEIFKESDLVFVTAGMGGGTGTGVAPVVAEIAKEQGAIVVGMVSSPFRVERARTVKAEEGLEDFRRAADTVIVLDNNRLLDYVPNLPIEQAFSVMDQLIAETVKGITETITQPSLINLDYADIRAIMGCGGVAVMLVGDSKNQDKSNDVVRTALNHPLLDVDYRGATGSLVHITGGPDLSLKEAEEIAASLTYELSPNANVIWGARIRDDYEGKVRVMAIMTGVQSAQVLGPQFQSGIVENTSTNTNTNTRSSSFSRAERGRRTVVEPIGSQGSHGGSIIDIIQ, from the coding sequence GTGCAGTCTATAGTACAGGAAGCATTAAAACACTCAGAAAAAGAAAGAGAGTACAGACAGTCAGTATCAGCAGACGACCAGTTTGAAGGATTCGGAATGCCTCGGATCACCATCGTTGGTTGTGGCGGTGCTGGAAACAACACCATCAACCGATTGTACAACATCGGTATCGAAGGTGCAGAGACTATTGCTATTAATACCGATAAACAGCATCTGGATCACATCCGTGCTGACAAGAAGATCCTTGTCGGTAAGACCCTTACAAGAGGTCTTGGTGCTGGCGGTTATCCAGAAGTTGGTGCAAAAGCTGCAGAGCTTGCACGCGGTACCCTTGAAGAGATCTTCAAGGAAAGTGACCTTGTTTTCGTAACAGCTGGTATGGGTGGAGGAACCGGTACTGGTGTAGCACCTGTTGTTGCAGAGATCGCAAAGGAACAGGGAGCTATCGTAGTAGGTATGGTTTCCAGTCCTTTCAGAGTAGAGCGTGCACGTACCGTAAAGGCAGAAGAAGGTCTTGAGGACTTCCGCAGGGCAGCTGACACAGTTATCGTTCTTGACAACAACAGGCTTCTTGATTACGTTCCAAACCTGCCTATAGAGCAGGCATTCTCCGTTATGGACCAGCTTATTGCTGAGACTGTAAAAGGAATCACTGAGACTATCACACAGCCATCTCTTATCAACCTTGACTACGCAGATATCCGTGCTATCATGGGCTGCGGTGGCGTTGCTGTCATGCTTGTTGGAGACAGCAAGAACCAGGACAAGAGCAACGATGTTGTTCGCACAGCACTCAATCACCCACTCCTTGATGTTGACTACAGGGGCGCAACAGGCAGCCTTGTACACATCACAGGTGGTCCAGACCTTAGCCTGAAGGAAGCAGAAGAGATCGCAGCATCCCTTACCTATGAGCTTTCACCAAATGCAAATGTCATCTGGGGAGCACGTATCAGGGACGATTACGAAGGAAAGGTACGTGTCATGGCTATCATGACCGGTGTGCAGTCTGCACAGGTACTTGGTCCTCAGTTCCAATCAGGTATTGTTGAGAACACATCAACAAACACCAACACCAACACGAGGTCCTCCTCTTTTTCTCGGGCCGAGCGGGGACGAAGAACGGTCGTTGAACCGATCGGTTCCCAGGGATCACACGGTGGTTCCATAATTGACATAATTCAGTAA
- a CDS encoding dihydropteroate synthase-like protein: MEILVATGKLAEETVRFSVVDNADVLVLDIEVAAFLTPHRLLSELKKQQKKYDVIFVPGLCSGDFSLVAEELGCKVYLGPKHAYDLSSVLRFVGEMEFSLEVPACELLTDVWRDIALETLAEIEKDAESIMTLGDVKLGGGSRMKVMAEVVDATGLGEAELSGRIASFIKKGADIIDLGASLTASPDDVRRAVRIAREVSTVPISIDTLEPELIRAALEEGVDLVLSLNSSNIDDVAGEVADAGVAAVVIPDAGNEFESLVANLDAARSAGINNIIADPVLDPIGHGITGSIVRYSRFHEEYPDVPVFFGVGNVTELIDADSVGVNATLCGIAADVGSCILFTPEFSEKTRGSISELNTAASMMILAKERGSSPKDLGIDLLRLKEKRRRPEFEVPEKHVMAQKFAGWTLDPLGPFRIGISTNDDGGVIVAQHEKATIVGRSARDVMDTIMRMDLISKVDHASYLGCELEKAEIALRLGRSYSQDDDI, encoded by the coding sequence ATGGAAATCCTGGTCGCAACAGGCAAGCTTGCAGAGGAAACTGTTCGTTTCTCTGTAGTTGACAACGCCGATGTCCTTGTTCTGGATATCGAAGTAGCTGCCTTTTTAACCCCTCACAGGCTGCTCTCTGAACTAAAAAAGCAGCAGAAGAAATATGATGTGATCTTTGTACCTGGTCTTTGTTCCGGGGATTTTTCACTTGTCGCAGAGGAACTGGGGTGCAAGGTATATCTGGGCCCCAAGCATGCTTATGATCTTAGCAGTGTGCTCCGCTTTGTTGGTGAGATGGAATTCTCTCTGGAGGTTCCGGCATGCGAGCTTCTAACTGATGTGTGGAGGGACATTGCCCTGGAAACCCTTGCTGAGATCGAAAAGGACGCTGAATCTATCATGACGCTTGGAGATGTGAAGCTTGGTGGCGGCTCGCGGATGAAGGTGATGGCTGAAGTAGTGGATGCAACCGGCCTTGGTGAGGCTGAGCTTTCCGGGAGGATCGCTTCCTTTATTAAAAAAGGTGCAGACATAATAGATCTTGGTGCTTCACTGACTGCATCTCCTGATGATGTCAGGAGGGCTGTGCGCATAGCCCGTGAGGTTTCAACTGTTCCCATAAGCATTGATACGCTGGAACCGGAGCTGATCAGGGCGGCACTGGAAGAAGGTGTTGATCTTGTGTTGAGCCTGAATTCCAGCAATATTGATGACGTTGCAGGGGAAGTCGCAGATGCCGGTGTTGCAGCAGTTGTGATCCCTGATGCAGGGAATGAGTTTGAGAGCCTGGTTGCAAATCTCGATGCTGCCAGGTCCGCAGGCATTAACAATATAATTGCAGACCCTGTGCTTGACCCGATAGGTCATGGGATAACCGGATCTATCGTAAGGTACTCCCGGTTCCATGAGGAGTATCCTGATGTTCCTGTATTCTTTGGTGTGGGTAATGTTACTGAACTGATCGATGCAGATTCCGTGGGTGTCAATGCAACTCTATGTGGTATTGCTGCAGATGTGGGTTCATGCATCCTGTTCACGCCGGAGTTCAGTGAAAAGACGCGTGGTTCAATAAGTGAGCTGAACACAGCTGCCAGCATGATGATACTGGCAAAGGAGAGGGGAAGTTCTCCGAAAGACCTTGGGATCGATCTTCTTCGTCTCAAGGAGAAACGCCGCCGTCCGGAATTTGAGGTGCCGGAGAAGCATGTGATGGCACAGAAGTTTGCAGGGTGGACTCTTGATCCGCTTGGTCCTTTCAGGATTGGGATCTCTACAAACGATGATGGTGGTGTTATAGTCGCACAGCATGAGAAGGCGACCATTGTGGGAAGAAGTGCAAGGGATGTAATGGACACTATTATGAGGATGGACCTCATATCAAAGGTGGACCATGCATCTTATCTGGGATGCGAGCTTGAAAAAGCTGAAATAGCTCTTCGTCTTGGAAGGAGCTATTCACAGGATGATGATATTTGA
- a CDS encoding TRAM domain-containing protein produces MESTAPVEAGETYDVTIEDIAREGDGIARVSGFVIFVPGTSVGDEVTIKVTKVMRKFAFGEVAE; encoded by the coding sequence ATGGAATCAACTGCACCAGTAGAAGCTGGTGAAACATACGACGTAACAATTGAAGATATCGCAAGGGAAGGAGACGGCATCGCAAGGGTAAGCGGATTCGTCATCTTTGTACCTGGCACCTCCGTCGGCGACGAAGTTACCATCAAGGTAACCAAAGTAATGCGCAAGTTCGCTTTCGGTGAAGTAGCTGAGTAA
- a CDS encoding geranylgeranyl reductase family protein has translation MKPENSYDIIIVGAGPAGSTAAAYAAEAGASVLLIDKKKDLGIPLQCGGFLPHLDTLQELVPSAELPYTLESIPSECIHASSSVQRFIAPNGYSKEFEVDADAIDRRRFDKYLAKVAGKSGAKLMAGTNVLEVNGTTVEVDGVFGEHTIRGKVLIGADGPNSIVGKAKGLVRDPDPMGTGTAFEYEISGVDVDRDAVEMFFGKDYVPGGYAWVISQGGDTANIGVGIREILFRNGMSARDYLEKFMYEHPIASKKLEGGSIVSVVSGLVPVGGAPKVTATKDTLVAGDAAGHIIATNGGGISTAMVGGKIAGQTAVDFLEGKCKLEDYDERWRKEMGLEIKTAVYVRKLMDNLMRSDSMMSAAIKMIDPEHMKALQCGQLPDAVRKGLLKMNFGIR, from the coding sequence ATGAAGCCTGAAAACTCATATGATATCATCATTGTCGGTGCGGGACCTGCCGGTTCCACAGCTGCAGCGTATGCAGCAGAGGCAGGTGCATCCGTCCTGCTTATTGATAAAAAGAAGGATCTCGGAATTCCTCTTCAATGCGGAGGCTTCCTTCCCCATCTCGACACCCTGCAGGAGCTTGTTCCAAGTGCAGAGCTTCCTTATACTCTTGAGTCGATACCTTCTGAATGTATCCATGCTTCAAGTAGTGTGCAGCGTTTTATCGCTCCCAATGGTTATTCCAAGGAATTCGAGGTCGATGCTGATGCCATCGACAGGCGCAGGTTTGACAAGTATCTTGCAAAGGTGGCGGGTAAATCTGGTGCGAAGTTGATGGCAGGTACCAATGTCCTTGAGGTTAATGGCACTACTGTCGAGGTAGATGGTGTCTTTGGAGAGCACACTATACGCGGAAAAGTTCTGATCGGTGCCGATGGTCCGAATTCCATTGTTGGAAAAGCAAAAGGACTCGTCCGAGATCCCGATCCCATGGGTACAGGAACTGCATTTGAGTATGAGATTAGCGGTGTGGACGTTGACAGGGATGCCGTTGAGATGTTTTTCGGAAAGGATTATGTTCCCGGTGGTTATGCCTGGGTCATCTCCCAGGGAGGCGATACAGCCAATATCGGTGTCGGCATCAGGGAGATCCTTTTCAGGAATGGGATGTCTGCCAGGGACTACCTTGAGAAGTTTATGTACGAGCACCCGATAGCCAGTAAGAAGCTTGAAGGAGGTTCTATCGTTTCAGTGGTTTCCGGCCTTGTGCCTGTTGGCGGTGCTCCGAAAGTTACTGCTACAAAGGATACGCTTGTTGCCGGTGATGCTGCAGGTCATATCATAGCTACCAATGGTGGGGGTATATCCACCGCAATGGTAGGTGGGAAGATTGCCGGTCAGACAGCTGTTGATTTCCTCGAAGGAAAATGCAAATTGGAAGACTATGATGAGCGCTGGAGAAAGGAGATGGGTCTTGAGATCAAGACGGCGGTCTATGTGAGAAAGCTGATGGATAACCTCATGCGCTCCGATTCCATGATGTCGGCAGCCATCAAGATGATCGATCCTGAGCATATGAAAGCACTTCAGTGCGGACAGCTTCCAGATGCGGTGAGGAAAGGCCTGCTTAAGATGAACTTCGGGATACGATGA
- a CDS encoding gamma-glutamylcyclotransferase, giving the protein MSLLFVYGTLKKGCSNHHLLENSVLVSETFTEDRFRMLNLGPFPGVVKGEPVSRISGEVYDVDNETLDVLDEFEGKWFYREDVLLGNGSKAAMYFLSSEVPCERYSVIGSGNWMDHPVSEDKY; this is encoded by the coding sequence ATGAGCCTTCTATTTGTTTATGGAACTTTGAAGAAAGGTTGTTCCAATCATCACCTGCTCGAAAATTCTGTTCTTGTTTCTGAGACTTTTACAGAGGATCGGTTCAGGATGCTGAACCTTGGGCCTTTTCCAGGTGTCGTAAAAGGTGAACCTGTATCAAGGATATCAGGCGAAGTTTATGATGTGGACAATGAAACACTGGATGTTCTGGACGAGTTTGAAGGGAAATGGTTCTACAGGGAAGATGTATTACTGGGCAATGGCTCTAAGGCTGCGATGTATTTCCTTTCTTCGGAAGTTCCCTGTGAAAGGTATTCTGTAATCGGATCGGGAAACTGGATGGATCATCCTGTAAGCGAAGATAAATATTAA